ATATCGCTCTCATAGAAGACGGGCTTAGCGCGCTAAATGAGTTAAAGCAATGCGGATTTAAGCTCTATGCAACAGCAAGCGGCGGTAAAAACGTAAATGAGATGAAATTTGGTCCTAAAACAGCTCTTGTTATGGGAAGTGAAGGCGAAGGAATGCCGAAAAAAGCGATCTTAAAATGCGACGAGTGCGTCGGTATAAAGATGAAAAACGGCTGGGATTCGCTAAATGTAAGTGCGGCTTTCGCCATAATTTGCGACAGGATTATAAATGAATGAAACTAGTATCTTACAAGAGATTGGACTAAACGAAATAGCCAGAAAAACGCATATAGAAGCTGAATATGTAGGTTATATTATCGATAGAAATTATGAGAAGCTTGCAAGACTAAATGTCAGAGGCTTTATTAAAATTTTAGAACGTGAATATAATGTAAATTTTAAAGAGTGGTTAGAGGAATATGATCAATTCGTATCTAAACACAAGGATGAAACTCCACAAAAAAGCACGGCCATTTTCCCAAAAATTTCATCATACACATCTACTGGTAAAAAATCATCCTGGGGTTTATTTTGGCTTCTTATTATCTTGATTGTAGTAAGTTTTTTAGTATGGTTTTTTGAAGGATATAAACATATAGGTAGCATATCTAGCCTATTTGAAGACAAAAATAGAAGTGTAAGCTATACGAATACTGTAGTAGTAGAAGAGGCTGAAAAAAATATAAACAGCATAAAAGAGACCAATGTCACTATAAATTTACCGGCCCCTATAGCAAAGCAAAATATAGAGCAAAAGCCTGAACTTATAATTGTATCTGCTCCCACACCTCAAGAAGAACCGGCCAAAGCTGATCAAATAGATGAAAATGAATCAAAAGAGCAGCCTGAACCTGAAGAGAAAGTTCAAAAAATAGAGCCTGAGACAATATTGCAAATAGACACTTCAAAAGTCAATCAAATAAAATCTACCGAAATAGGAAGCCAATATATAACAACCGGATTAAACGAAGTTAAAATTCATCCACGCAAGAAAGTTTGGATAGGCATTATAGATCTTGAAAGTAGCAAAAAAAGATCTGTCGATACGGATAAGCCTCTAAATATAAATTTAGATAAAAAGCAATTAGTAGTAACTGGGCACGGCTCTATAAATTTAGATATAGATGGAGAGGTTGTAAAATTTAGCACCGATAATCCAAAGAGATTTTTAGTAGAACAAGACAAGATAACGCTTATTAGCTATGATGATTTTGTGTCTTTAAATAAAGGCAAATCTTGGTAAAAAAAATTATTGCATTTGCTTTAGCGGCTTCTTTTGCTTTTGGAGCCAATGTATTAGAGATAGTAGATGGCATACTTGGTCAAACTAGCGCCAATACAACTGCACTATTTGGAGATGGACTGGATTATCTAGATGAAGACGGACGACCTAATATAGCTAAAATTTCAAACACGCTAAAGTCAAATTCGCTATTTCCTACTTCATATAAAGAGAAAATAAATTTAGATATACAATTTATATCAAGTCAAGCAAATCCGCTACTTTTGATAAAGATTGTAAAAGAAGCGCTAAACAGCCTTGGATTTAATGAAATTTTAACAACCGAATTTACAAATACCAAAGCTACGATTTGGGGAATTAGGCTAAATACTAAATTTATGCTTGATCCAGGCTCATTATATACTGCTTTTAAAAATACAAATACCATTATACAAGCTATTGAAAGAACAGATACCTTCACTTATAAATACGCACTTGATACCTCAAAATCCATATTAAATTTAACGGCCGTAGAAATAGGAAAAGAGATAGAACTATCAAAACCTCTTGAGCCATATTTTATAGATGTAAGCGATGCAAACAAGGTCGAAATAACTGCAAAAAATGGCGATAGTTGGTTTGCTTTGGTTAGAATTTTGGATAAAAATTTAAATTTGATAGATGAAAAAAGAAAAAACAAAAAGACGACTAAAATTAATTTTATACTTCCTTCAAACGCAAAATACATTACAATAGACGATGCAAACAGCCTTGAAAATATAAAAAGAGGCTTAAGAATCCATATACAATAACTAGGAGATAGCTATGTTTGATGAAATTCGCTTTAATACGATTGAGAGACTACCCAACTACGTATTTGCAGAGGTAAATGCTATAAAAATGGCCGCACGTCGTGCGGGAGAAGATATTATAGATTTTTCTATGGGAAACCCCGAGGGCAGGACTCCTCAACATATAGTCGATAAACTCTGTGAGAGCGCACAAAAAGATAAGACTCACGGATACTCCGCTTCAGCAGGGATCTATAAACTCCGCCTTGCTATTTGCAACTGGTATAAGCGCAAATATGACGTAAATTTAGACCCTGAAACAGAGGCTGTAGCCGTAATGGGGTCAAAAGAGGGCTTTGTGCATCTTACACAAGCTATCATAAATCCTGGAGATATAGCCGTAGTACCTGATCCTGCGTATCCTATTCATACTCAAGCATTTATCATTGCGGGTGGAAATGTCGCGAAAATGCCTCTAGTTTATAATGAAAAATATGAGCTTGACGAGAATAAATTCTTTGAAAATTTGCAAAATACCATCTACTCAAGCTCACCAAAACCAAAATATGTCGTGGTAAATTTCCCGCATAACCCTACGACTGTAACGGTTCAAAAGAGCTTTTATGAGCGACTTGTGGCAATGTCAAAAAAAGAGAGATTTTATATCATATCAGACATCGCATATGCCGACCTTACTTTTGACGGATACAAAACACCTAGTATTTTTGAAGTCGAAGGAGCAAAGGACGTAGCAGTAGAGTGTTATACTCTATCAAAAAGCTATAATATGGCTGGCTGGAGAGTTGGTTTTGTATGTGGAAACAAAAGGCTTTGCGCGGCACTTAAAAAAATCAAATCATGGTTTGACTACGGAATGTTTACTCCAATTCAAGTAGGCGCAACAGTGGCATTAGACGGTCCTCAAGATTGCGTAGAGGGAATTCGCCAAATTTATGAAAAACGTAGAGATGTCCTAATAGAAGCATTCGATAATGCAGGCTGGCAAATAGAAAAACCGAGTGCAAGTATGTTCGTATGGGCAAAAATACCTCCTCAAGTGGGCAATTTAGGAAGCTTAGAGTTTTCCAAACAGCTTTTAACTAAAGCTTGCGTGGCCATAAGTCCCGGAATAGGCTTTGGAGAAGGCGGTAACGATTATGTAAGAATCGCACTTATAGAGAATGAAAACCGCATTAGGCAAGCGGCAAGAAATATCAAAAAATATCTAAAAGAGTTCTAATGAATGTAGCAATTTTAGGAGTTGGCACAGTCGGCGAACAGGTGGCTAAAATTTTGATTCAAAATCAAAAGCTAATCAGCGCAAGAGCCGGCAAGGAGATAAAACCAGTCATTGGTGTTGTAAGAAATTTAGACAAAAAACGTGATGTAAATTTACCGCTTACAAATGATATAAATAGCGTTATCAATAGAGACGATATCGATATTTACGTAGAATTGATGGGCGGAGTTGATGAACCTTATAGAGTCGTAAGTGAGATTCTACATAGAAAAAAAGCTGTTGTTACAGCAAACAAAGCACTTTTAGCTTACCATAGATTTAAACTTCAAAATCTAACAGGAGACACTCCTTTTGGTTTTGAAGCTAGCGTGGCTGGCGGAATCCCTATTATAAAAGCTCTTAGAGAAGGTCTAAGCGCTAATCAGATTCTCTCTATAAACGGCATAATGAATGGAACCAGCAACTATATACTAACCTCTATGATGAATAGCGGAGTCAAATTTGAAGACGCTCTTAAAAAAGCTCAAGAACTTGGATACGCAGAGGCTGATCCTACCTTTGACATAGGCGGATTTGATACGGCTCATAAGCTGCTAATACTAGCAAGTATCGCATACGGTGTTCACGGAGATCCTGAAGACATACTGATAGAGGGTATAGAAGGCATTACAAAAGACGATATTTTCTTCGCTCAAGACTTTGAATATGTCATCAAACTTCTTGCGATAGCTAAAAAAGTAGGAGATAAAGTAGAGCTAAGAGTACATCCTGCACTTGTAGCGAAAGATAAGATGATAGCCAAAGTCGATGGAGTCATGAACGCAGTAAGTTTAGCAGGAGATGCTGTCGGAGAAACCATGTTTTATGGTCCTGGAGCTGGTGGAAGCGCTACCGCAAGTGCTGTTATAAGCGATCTAATCGATATTGCCAGAGGCACAAATTTCCCGATGATGGGATACAAATCACCTCTTGAGATAAAACCCCTAGAGTTACTTGCCCAAGATGAGATTAGAACCAAATACTATTTCAGACTAAAGGTTGATGATAAAGTCGGTGTTTTGGCTAGAATTACAAATTTAATGAGCGAAAATAATCTTTCAATCGATAGTTTTTTACAAAAACCACACATTAAAAATGAAGAAAATGACAAAAAAGCGACTCTATTTTTTACAACTCATACAAGCAGAGAGGCTGATGTCAAGCGAGTTATAAGAATACTAGAAGAGCAAGAATTTATAAGAGAAAAGCCATTTATGATAAGGATTGAACAGTAAGTGGGCTTAAATGAATATCTCTTTGGAATAAGCTCAGAGGATATAGCCTCTAGGCATGTTAAAAACGAGGGATATGAAATTTTAGATAGAAATTTTAGCTCAAAATTTGGCGAGATAGATATTATCGCAAAAAAAGATGAAATTTTACACTTCATAGAGGTCAAAGCAACCAAAGGAGAGTATGAAGCGATATATAGACTAACTCCTGCTAAATTTGAGAAAATTTTAAAAACTATTGATTTTTATCTGCTTCAAAATGGATTAAACTCCGATTTTCAAGTGGATCTGATAACAATAGAAAATGATAATATAAAGTGGATAAAAAATATTAGTTTATAATTTTTATTATTTATTATTTTTTAAACTTGTTTATGTATAATACAATCCAAAATTCAATTAGGAGAAAATTATGGGAAAATACATTGAGCTTACATCGGCTAACTTCGACGTAGCTAAAGAGGGTGTTGCACTTGTTGATTTCTGGGCGCCTTGGTGTGGACCTTGCAGAATGCTTGCTCCGGTTATTGATGAGCTTGCGGAAGAATTTGACGGCAAAGCCAAAATTTGCAAGGTAAATACAGATGAGGTTCAAGATCTGGCGGTTGAGTTTGGCATAAGATCAATCCCTACATTGCTATTCTTCAAAAATGGCGAAGTTGTTGAACAAATGGTAGGAGCTCAATCAAAACAAGCAATAGCAGATAAGATAAATTCGCTTCTTTAATGAGCATAAAAAGGCGGGGGACTTTACTCCCCCTGACTTCGGTTTTTGCTTCATTTATTGGCGCCGCTTTAATTGCTTCGGTTTTTGCTTACAAT
This Campylobacter sp. RM16189 DNA region includes the following protein-coding sequences:
- the trxA gene encoding thioredoxin gives rise to the protein MGKYIELTSANFDVAKEGVALVDFWAPWCGPCRMLAPVIDELAEEFDGKAKICKVNTDEVQDLAVEFGIRSIPTLLFFKNGEVVEQMVGAQSKQAIADKINSLL
- a CDS encoding TrmH family RNA methyltransferase, giving the protein IALIEDGLSALNELKQCGFKLYATASGGKNVNEMKFGPKTALVMGSEGEGMPKKAILKCDECVGIKMKNGWDSLNVSAAFAIICDRIINE
- a CDS encoding phosphatidylglycerophosphate synthase; this encodes MNETSILQEIGLNEIARKTHIEAEYVGYIIDRNYEKLARLNVRGFIKILEREYNVNFKEWLEEYDQFVSKHKDETPQKSTAIFPKISSYTSTGKKSSWGLFWLLIILIVVSFLVWFFEGYKHIGSISSLFEDKNRSVSYTNTVVVEEAEKNINSIKETNVTINLPAPIAKQNIEQKPELIIVSAPTPQEEPAKADQIDENESKEQPEPEEKVQKIEPETILQIDTSKVNQIKSTEIGSQYITTGLNEVKIHPRKKVWIGIIDLESSKKRSVDTDKPLNINLDKKQLVVTGHGSINLDIDGEVVKFSTDNPKRFLVEQDKITLISYDDFVSLNKGKSW
- a CDS encoding YraN family protein, coding for MGLNEYLFGISSEDIASRHVKNEGYEILDRNFSSKFGEIDIIAKKDEILHFIEVKATKGEYEAIYRLTPAKFEKILKTIDFYLLQNGLNSDFQVDLITIENDNIKWIKNISL
- a CDS encoding LL-diaminopimelate aminotransferase, which translates into the protein MFDEIRFNTIERLPNYVFAEVNAIKMAARRAGEDIIDFSMGNPEGRTPQHIVDKLCESAQKDKTHGYSASAGIYKLRLAICNWYKRKYDVNLDPETEAVAVMGSKEGFVHLTQAIINPGDIAVVPDPAYPIHTQAFIIAGGNVAKMPLVYNEKYELDENKFFENLQNTIYSSSPKPKYVVVNFPHNPTTVTVQKSFYERLVAMSKKERFYIISDIAYADLTFDGYKTPSIFEVEGAKDVAVECYTLSKSYNMAGWRVGFVCGNKRLCAALKKIKSWFDYGMFTPIQVGATVALDGPQDCVEGIRQIYEKRRDVLIEAFDNAGWQIEKPSASMFVWAKIPPQVGNLGSLEFSKQLLTKACVAISPGIGFGEGGNDYVRIALIENENRIRQAARNIKKYLKEF
- a CDS encoding homoserine dehydrogenase, whose protein sequence is MNVAILGVGTVGEQVAKILIQNQKLISARAGKEIKPVIGVVRNLDKKRDVNLPLTNDINSVINRDDIDIYVELMGGVDEPYRVVSEILHRKKAVVTANKALLAYHRFKLQNLTGDTPFGFEASVAGGIPIIKALREGLSANQILSINGIMNGTSNYILTSMMNSGVKFEDALKKAQELGYAEADPTFDIGGFDTAHKLLILASIAYGVHGDPEDILIEGIEGITKDDIFFAQDFEYVIKLLAIAKKVGDKVELRVHPALVAKDKMIAKVDGVMNAVSLAGDAVGETMFYGPGAGGSATASAVISDLIDIARGTNFPMMGYKSPLEIKPLELLAQDEIRTKYYFRLKVDDKVGVLARITNLMSENNLSIDSFLQKPHIKNEENDKKATLFFTTHTSREADVKRVIRILEEQEFIREKPFMIRIEQ